DNA sequence from the Myxosarcina sp. GI1 genome:
GAAAGCCGCGCTGAAAAAGCCCTGGCTGCTCTGAAAAATATGACTTCCCCTTTGGTAGAAGTGCTGCGTAATGGCAAGAAAGTTGAGGTAGATGCCCCCAACCTCGTACCTGGAGATATTATTTTCCTCGAAGCTGGCGATCGCTTGTGTGCTGACGGACAGATATTAGAGGCGGCAAACCTGCAAATTCAAGAATCGGCTTTAACGGGAGAAGCACACGCCGTAACCAAACGCTGCCAAGAAGGTTTGAACGAAGATACTTTAATTGGCGATCGCGTCAATATGGTTTTTGCTGGTACGGAGGTATTACAAGGCAGAGCCAAAGTAATCGTCACTAAAACGGGTATGGCTACCGAGTTGGGTAAAATAGCTCAGATGTTGCAGTCGGTAGAACAGGAAGATACGCCTTTGCAGCAAAGAATGAATCAGTTGGGACAGGTGTTAGTAACTGGTTCGATGATTTTGGTAGCAATTGTCATTATTATTGGCGTAATTGCTGGCGGTTGGGATGCCCTGCAAGATTTAGTCGAAGTTTCTCTATCGATGGCGGTGGCAGTAGTACCCGAAGGTTTGCCCGCCGTTATTACCGTTACTCTGGCATTAGGAACCCAACGAATGGTCAAACGCCACGCCCTGATTCGCAAGCTACCTGCGGTTGAAACTTTGGGTTCTGTCGATACTATTTGTTCCGATAAAACGGGAACTCTAACACAAAACAAGATGGTAGTGCAGCAGGTAGAATGTGTAGCGGGTTCTTGGATAGTTACAGGAGAGGGATATCAGCCATCTGGACAATTTAAAACCAATAGCAATTTAGCAATCGAACCTGCTAACCATTCCGAATTAGAAATTTTATTGCTTGCCAGCATACTATGTAACGATGCTACTCTGGCGCAAAATGATAAACAAGAATGGCAGATTATCGGCGATCCTACCGAAGGAGCATTATTATCTTTAGCTGGTAAAGCAGGTTTCGACCAACCTACACTTAACAGCAAAATCCGCAGAGTTACCGAGTTTCCCTTTTCCTCAGAACGCAAACGGATGAGCGTTGTTTGTAATCTAGGAGCATATCGGGATAAATCGATTGCGGGAATAGAAAGTTACGAGTTAATTTTGTTTGCTAAAGGTTCGCCAGAATTAATTTTAGAAAGGTGCAGTTTTTGGCAACAGGGCGATCGCATCTTACCTTTAACCGACACAGAACGCGATCGCATTATGGCAACCAATGACCGTATGGCAGCTAACGCTTTAAGGATTTTGGCATTGGCATACAAACCCCTGGCGGAAGTTCCCTCAGAAGCTGCTGCCGAAGCTACCGAGAGCAACCTAATTTGGTTGGGATTAGTGGGCATGATGGATGCACCGCGCACTGAAGTTAAAGATGCAGTGGCAGAATGTCTGCAAGCGGGCATTCGCCCAATAATGATTACGGGGGATCATCAGCTAACTGCTAAGGCGATCGCCCAAAGTTTGGGCATTGCCACTCAGAGCGATCGCGTACTCAATGGACAACAGCTAGAACAACTTTCGCAAGCAGATTTAGAACGGGAAGTAGCAGAAGTAAGTATTTACGCCCGTGTTTCTCCCGAACATAAGTTACGCATTGTGCAGGCATTACAAAAACAGGGTAAATTCGTGGCGATGACTGGAGATGGAGTCAACGATGCGCCAGCCCTCAAACAAGCCGATATCGGTATTGCTATGGGCATTACAGGGACGGACGTAAGTAAAGAAGCCAGCGATATGGTGTTGCTCGATGACAATTTTGCTACTATCGTTGCCGCTACCGAAGAAGGCAGAGTAGTCTATAGCAACATTCGCCGCTTTATTAAATATATTCTGGGAAGTAATATTGGAGAAGTAATCGTGATTGCTACCGCACCAATAATCGGACTTTCCGATGTTCCCCTAACTCCGTTACAAATTCTCTGGATGAACTTAGTTACCGATGGTTTACCAGCTTTGGCTTTAGCGGTCGAACCTCCCGAACCTAACATTATGAATCGTCCTCCGTTAAATCCCCAAGAAAGTATTTTTGCTAGAGGTTTGGGTCTTTACATCATTCGCATCGGTATTATTTTTTCTATTATTACCATTACTCTTATGGTTTCGGCTTATGAAGCTTTTCCCGACACCTGGCGTACGATGGTATTTACTACCCTGTGTATCGCTCAAATGGGACACGCTCTAGCGGTGCGATCGCACGAACGTTTGACTTTAGAAATTAATCCTTTTTCCAATCCTTACTTACTCGTTTCGGTTGCAGTTACTACTGTTTTACAGCTAATGCTAATTTACGTACCGCCATTACGCAGTTTCTTCGGAACGCAAGTGTTAACGGGAGGGCAATTATTAATTTGCCTGGGTTTTAGTATGCTAATGTTTGTTTGGGTGGAACTAGAAAAGTTATTTATTCGTTTTTTCATTAAAAGATAAGATAAGTAGCGTAACAATAATGTACTTACGTAATGCTAACAATAGCTACAAATCTTTCGTAAATTACGCGATCGCGTAATTCAGTGGCAATCAGAAACACCTCTAAGCGATCGCAATCGTTGGCGTTCGATAAATGTACAAATCACTTGGTACTCCAATTGACTCAGTTGCCAAAAGTGTCCGTAATATAAGAAAATACGCTTTCCCTATTGTCTTTAGAAGATACTAACAAAGTTGAAGCTTACTTTGATTATCTAATTGAAGCTCTTTCATAGATAATAAAGACAATCTTCAAGCGATCGTCTCAAATAGCTAGCGATCGCTGCAAAACTTACCAAACATATCATTTTAAAAATTATTATGTCTTCTTTAAATAGAGGTATGCTTGTAACTATTATCTGCGAAGCGGTTTTGCAAGACCGTTTAATTAAGTTACTACAAACGTTAGCTGTTTCTGGATATACGATTATTCCCGCACAGGGTGCGGGTGGACATGGCAGACGCATGGGAGATATGGCTGGTTACAACACCAATATTGAAGTCAAAACTATCGTCACATCTGAAACATCCGACCAGTTACTTGAAGAGCTAAAGCATTTTCCGCAAAATCACGCTTTGATTGCCTATAGACAACAGGTAGAAGGTTTATTTGATTAGAAATATGTATGAAAATTCAAGCGTTAAATATCAGAACTGGCGATAAGCAAGCGCGGCATGGCTTTGCTACGCATTATTGTTTATTTTAAGAATAAAATGCAGGTATGCACGATAAAACGCATTTTTACTTTTGAAAGCAGCAACATCTAACTATCGGTGTTTTTAGGGAAACATTTACAGTATAAAAAACTACAGATAAATTTTGTATGTTCGAGGTCTATTGCTGAGGTGTTTTTTCTACGGCAAAGCTTCTTTAATAAGCTCGGAAGTTGAGCGGTCGGTAATTGTCACCGCACCTATTTTAGTTGGCAAAATAAAGCGTACTTTTCCTGCTTTAACTTTTTTGTCGCTTTTTATCGTTTCGAGTATGTCATCAATCTTTAGCTGTGAGGGAATATCTAAAGGTAAACCTGCTTTGGCAATTAATTTATCCTGTCGTGCGGCTTCAGCTTTTGTCCATAGTCCCATACGAACGGCAATTTTTCCTGCTGCTACCATGCCTATTGCCACCGCTTCACCGTGAACGAACTGTTGATAGTTAGTCAAACTTTCTACAGCATGACCGATAGTGTGACCGTAGTTTAAAATTGCTCGCAAACCTGCTTCTTTTTCGTCTTGGCTGACAACATCAGCTTTAGCCTGACAAGAACGAACTAAAATTGTTTGCAAAAATTCTGGAGCGATCGCGCTAAAGTTATCTATATGCTCGGCTTGTTCTAGTTTGGTAAATAAATCTTCATCCCAGATAACGCCATACTTAATAACCTCGGCAATTCCCGCCCTAAACTCTTTTTCTGGTAGAGTTTTTAAAACATCGGGATCGATTGCCACCAGTTTGGGTTGATAAAAAGCACCAATAAGATTTTTGCCTTGAGGATGATTGACACCCGTTTTTCCGCCGACAGAAGCATCCACCATTGCCAGCAAAGTGGTTGGTACCTGTACGAAGTTAACACCTCTCAACCAGGTTGCTGCTGCAAATCCTGTCATGTCGCCAATTACCCCTCCTCCTAAAGCAACTAAAGTAGAAGAACGTTCGATACGGTTGGTTAGGGCGGTATCGTATATTTGTTCTATAGAGCGGAGATTTTTATATTGTTCTCCCGCAGGTATTAAATGAGTAAAAGTTTCAAAACCATTATTCTGTAGGGAGTTGATACAAGTATCGCCATAGTAGTCAAATATTTCTGGGTTGGAAACAACTAAAACTTTTTTACCTACACCAAGCTTTTGCATTTGCTTGCCTAACTGGTTGAGACTACCAGAAGCAATATCAATCTGATAGGAAGTTTGAGGAAGGCTGACGGTTATAGTAGGCATGACTTGCTTTTTTAAAAATTAGTTATTCATTATTATATTTTTTCGCTGGCTCTGAGACATCGAGTAAAAATAGATTTTAGCTGCTAATAACTTTAATTTGACCGATACTTGCTTTTTGATTGCTACAATTGTCGATCTATAGTGGGCACAAAATTCTTAGGTAGTTTACAATCGCGATTATTATCTGCTATTTCTAATTCTTTACGTACTATTTAGGTTTAGGTTAGTCTACTATTCAAGCAACTGTCTTTGGTGCATTCCGATCTTCTGGAGGAAATTGAAATATCGTGTCGTCTAAAACTATTAGACAGAAATCAAAATCAATTGGCAAAGGTGCGATCGCTCTAAATTTTTTATCTGGAGTCGCTCAAGCTACAGGCGGTACCGTACTGGGAATTACCATGATTACTAGCTCGGTTGTTGCCGGAGGTTTAGTCGGTTTGGCATTTAGCTTCCGCAACCTTCCCGACGTAAGAGTATTGCGTAATTACGTTCCCTCAGAAACTAGCTATATTTACGATATCAAAGGTAGACTGCTTACGAGGCTTCATGGCGAAGCTAACCGAGAAATTGCGCCACTAGAAGGAATTTCTCCCGATCTAAAAAGAGCGGTACTGGCAATTGAAGACAGTAGTTTTTATCGGCATCCAGGAATCAATCCATACAGTATTGGTCGTGCAGCTTTAGTAAACTTTCAAAGTCGCGGCGTATCTGAGGGAGCTTCTACGATTACCATGCAGCTAGTTAAAAATTTGTTCTTGACTAGCGAGCGCACTTTTAGCCGCAAGCTGGCAGAAGCAGTTTTGGCAATAAGGGTAGAACAGGTTTTTACTAAAGACGAAATTTTAGAAATGTATCTCAATAACATTTATTGGGGTCATAATAACTACGGCATACAAACCGCAGCCGAAACCTATTTTAATAAAAGTGCTTCAGAATTAAGCCTATCAGAAGCAGCAGTATTGGCTGGATT
Encoded proteins:
- a CDS encoding cation-translocating P-type ATPase, with amino-acid sequence MNPSDRSNSLPAIQHPWHTLPVANTLELLNSNIENGLTSAQVERRLKHYGKNEIEESAGHSNWEILLDQFKDIMLLMLIAVAVISGILDLVKLKEGGNTSGELPFKDTIAIMSIVILNGVLGYLQESRAEKALAALKNMTSPLVEVLRNGKKVEVDAPNLVPGDIIFLEAGDRLCADGQILEAANLQIQESALTGEAHAVTKRCQEGLNEDTLIGDRVNMVFAGTEVLQGRAKVIVTKTGMATELGKIAQMLQSVEQEDTPLQQRMNQLGQVLVTGSMILVAIVIIIGVIAGGWDALQDLVEVSLSMAVAVVPEGLPAVITVTLALGTQRMVKRHALIRKLPAVETLGSVDTICSDKTGTLTQNKMVVQQVECVAGSWIVTGEGYQPSGQFKTNSNLAIEPANHSELEILLLASILCNDATLAQNDKQEWQIIGDPTEGALLSLAGKAGFDQPTLNSKIRRVTEFPFSSERKRMSVVCNLGAYRDKSIAGIESYELILFAKGSPELILERCSFWQQGDRILPLTDTERDRIMATNDRMAANALRILALAYKPLAEVPSEAAAEATESNLIWLGLVGMMDAPRTEVKDAVAECLQAGIRPIMITGDHQLTAKAIAQSLGIATQSDRVLNGQQLEQLSQADLEREVAEVSIYARVSPEHKLRIVQALQKQGKFVAMTGDGVNDAPALKQADIGIAMGITGTDVSKEASDMVLLDDNFATIVAATEEGRVVYSNIRRFIKYILGSNIGEVIVIATAPIIGLSDVPLTPLQILWMNLVTDGLPALALAVEPPEPNIMNRPPLNPQESIFARGLGLYIIRIGIIFSIITITLMVSAYEAFPDTWRTMVFTTLCIAQMGHALAVRSHERLTLEINPFSNPYLLVSVAVTTVLQLMLIYVPPLRSFFGTQVLTGGQLLICLGFSMLMFVWVELEKLFIRFFIKR
- the aroB gene encoding 3-dehydroquinate synthase, whose protein sequence is MPTITVSLPQTSYQIDIASGSLNQLGKQMQKLGVGKKVLVVSNPEIFDYYGDTCINSLQNNGFETFTHLIPAGEQYKNLRSIEQIYDTALTNRIERSSTLVALGGGVIGDMTGFAAATWLRGVNFVQVPTTLLAMVDASVGGKTGVNHPQGKNLIGAFYQPKLVAIDPDVLKTLPEKEFRAGIAEVIKYGVIWDEDLFTKLEQAEHIDNFSAIAPEFLQTILVRSCQAKADVVSQDEKEAGLRAILNYGHTIGHAVESLTNYQQFVHGEAVAIGMVAAGKIAVRMGLWTKAEAARQDKLIAKAGLPLDIPSQLKIDDILETIKSDKKVKAGKVRFILPTKIGAVTITDRSTSELIKEALP
- a CDS encoding DUF3240 family protein, whose protein sequence is MSSLNRGMLVTIICEAVLQDRLIKLLQTLAVSGYTIIPAQGAGGHGRRMGDMAGYNTNIEVKTIVTSETSDQLLEELKHFPQNHALIAYRQQVEGLFD